From the genome of Bacteroidota bacterium:
ATCAATCCTAACAACCATGCATTGGATGGCGGACCGGCTACAGCAAAGATGGAAATGGAGTCAGTCGATCAAATTGCAACGATGTTCGGCTACACTGAACATCTTGGACATCTTACTTCCAGTGGCACCATTGCCAATCTTGAAGCTCTATGGGTTGCGCGATCAATCCACCCAAATAAAACTATAGCTTTTTCCACAAATGCACATTACACACACAGACGGATGTGTGAGGTAATCAAAACAGAATCACAAGAAGTAGATATTACCAATCTTGATTTACTTGAAGTTGAATTGAAGAAGGGAACCATTGGAACATTAGTTGTCACCATTGGAACAACGGGTACTGGATCTGTGGAGCCACTACATTCAATTCTTCCCCTTGCTAAAAAATACGGAGTTAGAATTCATGCAGATTGTGCTTATGGAGGATTCTTCACTCTGCTTGCATATGACAAAGCTCCGATTATTTCCCCGGAACCGTTTCTGGCACTGAAAGAGTGTGATAGCATTGTTATCGATCCGCATAAGCATGGATTGCAGCCGTACGGTTGCGGCTGTGTAATCTTCAAAAATGCAAATGTTGGAAAATATTATCAGCATGATTCGCCTTATACATATTTTACTTCAAAAGAATTACATCTTGGCGAAATTTCATTGGAATGTTCACGCGCGGGAGCATCGGCGGCGGCTTTGTGGGCAACTTTAAAAGCATTTCCATTGAGGAGAGACGGGGGTCTCGGTACAATCCTCACAAAAACACGGCATGCAGCGCAGATATGGAGTGAATTGATTTCGACTAGCAGCAGTTTATTGGAGTATTGCACTCCGGATCTTGATATTGTCATTTATTTTCCAAAGACAAAAGAGTTCTCAGCTTCAACTGTTTCTGCAGCCTCTGAAAAAATATTCAACTCCACAATGAATCACTCCGATTCACCCCTCTATCTTGCTCTCTATACAGTTTCATCATCCGCTATCGCCAAAGAACATTCCCATTATGTTGTTGATGCACCGACGACCAGAGTGCTCAGAAGTGTTTTGATGAAACCAGAGCATGAACATTTTGTAATGACAATGTTTAAGGAAATTTCTTCGCGTGCAGAGAAATTCTGTTAACCATTATAGTAAATGATTTAATTCAACAATGGAACAATTTAAACCTCCCCGGCGCTGGCAACTACAGACATTATAAAAATAAGGGAATATGAAATCATTCGTTTTTTTGCTTTTTGCCTTTTTTGCTCTTTCACTCTTTGCTCAAGAAAACCAATTAAAACAGGCTGGTTCAATGGTCGGGCACGTAATTAACTTCTCAACAAAAGAACCGATCGTCAGTGCGACAATTGTCATTCAAGGAACAACCATTGGTGCAGCAACAGATATTGAGGGTAATTTTTCCATTAAGAATGTATCAGTTGGAACATACAATATCCGGGCAAGCGCACTTGGATTTCAACCGATGGTTAAAACCGATGTTGTAATTTCCGTCGGTAAACCGGCTGACGTTCACTTTGCATTAATGGAATCTTCCCTGGAATTGGAAGGTGTGACAGTCACAACAGAATATTTCCAAAAATCACCGGATGCTCCCATTAGTGTCCAAACACTTGGTGCGGAAGAGATCCGCCGCTTACCGGGAGGATTGGAGGACGTTGTCCGTGCCATTTCTATCCTCCCCGGTGTTGCCCAGGTTCAAAACGGGAGAAACGATCTGATCGTTCGAGGCGGAGCACCATCCGAGAACCTGTTCGTCATTGACAACATTGAAGTAGCAAACATCAACCACTTCGGTACACAAGGAGCAAGCGGCGGGCCGCTCAGTTATATTAATCTCGATTTTGTGGATGAAACATCATTCAGAACTGGCGGATTCGGAGCAAAATACGGCGACAAGCTTTCGTCTGTTCTTTTGATCGATTTAAAAGATGGCAGAACAGACCGACTTGGCGGAAAGGCAACTATTTCTGCTTCACAGTTCGGATTGAATCTTGAAGGACCCACCGATGATAAAGGCTCTTTTCTCTTCTCTGCACGAAGAAGTTATCTCGATTTTATCTTTAAAGCTGCCGGATTTGGTTTTGTACCGGAATATTGGGATTTCCTCGGTAAAGTGAATTATAAATTATCGCCGAATGATCAAGTGAATATATTAAGTATTGTTGCATTGGATAATATAAAGTTGTTCAATGACACTCAGAAAAAACGTTTTGATAATTCCCGTATTTTAGGCACCGATCAAACACAATTTCTTGGCGGAGTTTCATGGAGACATTTGGTAAACAAAGGATTTACGAATGTAACAATAAGTCAGACATTTATCGGATATAGTTTTTTCCAAAGCGATTCTCTTCTTCAACAGATTTTTAAAAGTTCATCGAATGAATTTGAAACTTCACTGCGAGCTGATGCTGTATTTCAATTGACAAAAGAATCGGAACTTTCGTTTGGTTTGCTGGGTAAATTCGTCGATTTCAACTCAAATATTATTCTCCCGATTCCCTTCTGGACAAATTTTGGCCAGCAATTGACTGTGAACGCAGCGCTCGATACAACAGCAATTAAATCGGCGGGATATATTCAATGGTCACAATCGATTGCACACAATCTTCGATTTACGATTGGCGGAAGAGTTGATTATTTCAATCTTATTAACGATCAATTCTCTTTTTCACCACGTGTATCATTCTCATACGCAGTTTCTCCGGTTGTCACGGTAACCACAAGCATTGGCCAATACCATCAAGCACCTTCATATATTTGGTTGGTGGCAAATGCTACAAATAGAAATTTGAAATTTGTGGCTGTCGATCAATACGTGACAGGAATTGAATACCTTATTCGCTCCGATGTAAAAATAAGTCTGGAAGGATATGTAAAAAACTATTCCGATTACCCAACAAGTATCACTCGGCCATATTTGGTCCTTGCCAATAGCGGTGCCGGATACGGCGGTTCACAAGACGGATATGCTGCATTCGGACTTGATCCCCTCGTGAGTTCCGGCAGCGGCGTTGCACATGGACTTGAACTGTTCCTTCAAAAAAAATTGTCCAATGTTCCATGCTATGGATTGGTAAGTCTCAGTTGGAATGAGGCGAGATTCCAAGCACTGGACGGAGTATTACGATCTAGTTCATTCGATCAGCGCTGGATTATCAATCTTGGCGGCGGTTATATTCTGAATGAATTGTGGGAGTTCAGCGGGAAATTTCGATTTGCTACTGGACGCCCCTATACACCGTATAATGCTAACGGGACGCAGAATAGTTTAGCATATAATACTGCACGCATCGGCGCCAACCATAGCATTGATATTCGTATTGACCGTCGATGGAACTTTGAACGATGGAATTTGATCACATATATTGATGTGCAAAACATCTATAACCGCAGAGCACTTGATATTCCTGTTTATGATGAGCGAACAAAACAAGTGAAACAACCCGAAGGGAGTATTGCATTACTTCCATCGATCGGTGTCAGTGCAGAATTTTAAAACAAAACAGCCATCAGATTGCTTCGTGTAATCCGATGGCTGTTATCAAAAATACTCTTCCTATTTATCTTTCAGTGGTATCCCCAGCTCTTCAAATTTGCGATAGAGCGTTGACAGACTTAATCCCAGATCTTTTGCGACTTTATCTTTGTCGCCGCCATGATGTTTCAATTTCTGTTCAATGTAACGACGTTCAAACATGTGAACGGCATCTTTTAATGATTGCGAAGAATAATCAATAACGGAAATTTGTGCGCTTGCCTGCAGTTCTTCCGGAAGATGCTGCACGTCAATAATCTCCGCATCGCAAAAGATCATAGCGCGTTCTACAATGTTCTGCAGCTCTCGGATCTGACCTTTCCATTGATGATTTACTAACGCACTCATCGCCTGATTAGAGATTCCTTTGATCGCTTTTCCCATCTCGCTGCGGAATTTGGAGATAAACGAGTTTACCAACAGTGGTATATCTTCCGATCGTTCGCTCAGTTCGGGCAGATGGACTTCAACAACATTGAGGCGGTAAAATAGATCTTCGCGAAATTTTCCTTTGACTATCTCTTCTTTCAGATTTCTATTCGTCGCTGCAACTATTCTTACATTTATAGGTATGGTATCATTGCTGCCAACGGGTGTAATTTCGCGCTGTTCCAAAGCACGAAGCAGTTTTGGTTGAAGATGCAGCGGCATTTCACTAATTTCATCTAGCAGTAATGTTCCTCCCTCAGCTGCTTTGAATGCGCCGTCTTTATCGTTTGTAGCCCCTGTAAATGATCCTTTCTTATGTCCAAAGAGCTCACTTTCAAATAGTGTCTCGACGATTGCACCACAATTGATGGCGTGAAACCGTTTTCCGGATCGTTTACTGTGTCCATGGATTGCTCGTGCTACTAACTCTTTTCCTGTTCCGCTTTTTCCCGTGATCAACACTGTTCCTTCCGTCGGCGCAACTTTTTGGATATCGGAAAAAATCTTTTTCATTGCTTCACTTTGTCCGATAATGGAGGAGAAGTCAAATTTTCTGTTCACTTCCTGTCGTAAAAGCGTATTTTCCAACACAAGATCTTTATATTCGAACAATTTTTTAATTCTGAACAGGAGATCGTCGAACTCGATCGGTTTCAATAAATAATCATAAGCCCCTTTGCGAATGGCCGCAACTGCCGTCTCAATAGAAGCATACGCTGTGATAATAATGACAAATGTTTGTGGAAACCGTTCCGATATTTTATCCAGTAAATCGGGACCGCGCATTTCCGGCATTTCAATATCCGTGATGACGAGGTCAAAAAGATTTTCATTCATCAACTTAAATGCCACTGCCCCGTTCTCTGCTTTCCGTACGGCATATCCTTCCTTTTCCAGGATAAACCCAATGGAATCTCGAATGATTTCTTCATCGTCAACAACTAAAATTTTTTTCTTCATTTCCTTATCCTTTTTTTGGCAGTCGAACGATGAACGTGGTTCCTTTTCCTAATTCGCTTTCAACATGAATATCCCCCCCAAAATTGCGGATGATACCCAAACTGACCCAAAGACCAAGTCCCGTCCCTTTGCCGACCTCTTTTGTAGTGAAAAATGGATCGAATACTTTACTGAGGTGATGTTCGGCAATTCCCGTGCCATTGTCGGAGATGCTAATTTCGACTTTTTCGTCCGATTGTTTTGTCAATACTGAGATTGAAGAGTCTGGATTTCCCATACTTGCATCAACGGCATTCATTAAAATATTTAGGAAAACTTGTAAAATCTGATCATGAACAGCACTGACAAATGGCAGGTCGTCCACGAGAGCAACGTTAAACTTAATAGTACGTGCTTTTTTTCCGTATTGAACGATATTTAATGCTTCCCGAACCACCAAATTTGTGCTGACATCCTTCACTTCATGCGTCGATGGACGGGCAAAATCGACCAGCTCACGGATAATTTTTGAAATACGATTTATCTGGTTCTTCACTAATTCCAGTTTCTCCTGCACAAAATCATCTTCCGTTTGACGTTGAACGACCTGCACAAGCGATGAAATGGAGGTAAGAGGATTTCCCACTTCATGGGCAATTCCGGCGGCAAGTGTTCCAAAGGTTTCCATCTTTTGCGATCGCACTACCTGACGTTC
Proteins encoded in this window:
- a CDS encoding pyridoxal-dependent decarboxylase; its protein translation is MPNTMTEKEFRLLIDSTISFQHRFRERWESMDGDESLHITVEKSVSILTELEQRLNDNYPFFHPRYAGQMIKPPHPIAIASYLMAMQINPNNHALDGGPATAKMEMESVDQIATMFGYTEHLGHLTSSGTIANLEALWVARSIHPNKTIAFSTNAHYTHRRMCEVIKTESQEVDITNLDLLEVELKKGTIGTLVVTIGTTGTGSVEPLHSILPLAKKYGVRIHADCAYGGFFTLLAYDKAPIISPEPFLALKECDSIVIDPHKHGLQPYGCGCVIFKNANVGKYYQHDSPYTYFTSKELHLGEISLECSRAGASAAALWATLKAFPLRRDGGLGTILTKTRHAAQIWSELISTSSSLLEYCTPDLDIVIYFPKTKEFSASTVSAASEKIFNSTMNHSDSPLYLALYTVSSSAIAKEHSHYVVDAPTTRVLRSVLMKPEHEHFVMTMFKEISSRAEKFC
- a CDS encoding TonB-dependent receptor gives rise to the protein MKSFVFLLFAFFALSLFAQENQLKQAGSMVGHVINFSTKEPIVSATIVIQGTTIGAATDIEGNFSIKNVSVGTYNIRASALGFQPMVKTDVVISVGKPADVHFALMESSLELEGVTVTTEYFQKSPDAPISVQTLGAEEIRRLPGGLEDVVRAISILPGVAQVQNGRNDLIVRGGAPSENLFVIDNIEVANINHFGTQGASGGPLSYINLDFVDETSFRTGGFGAKYGDKLSSVLLIDLKDGRTDRLGGKATISASQFGLNLEGPTDDKGSFLFSARRSYLDFIFKAAGFGFVPEYWDFLGKVNYKLSPNDQVNILSIVALDNIKLFNDTQKKRFDNSRILGTDQTQFLGGVSWRHLVNKGFTNVTISQTFIGYSFFQSDSLLQQIFKSSSNEFETSLRADAVFQLTKESELSFGLLGKFVDFNSNIILPIPFWTNFGQQLTVNAALDTTAIKSAGYIQWSQSIAHNLRFTIGGRVDYFNLINDQFSFSPRVSFSYAVSPVVTVTTSIGQYHQAPSYIWLVANATNRNLKFVAVDQYVTGIEYLIRSDVKISLEGYVKNYSDYPTSITRPYLVLANSGAGYGGSQDGYAAFGLDPLVSSGSGVAHGLELFLQKKLSNVPCYGLVSLSWNEARFQALDGVLRSSSFDQRWIINLGGGYILNELWEFSGKFRFATGRPYTPYNANGTQNSLAYNTARIGANHSIDIRIDRRWNFERWNLITYIDVQNIYNRRALDIPVYDERTKQVKQPEGSIALLPSIGVSAEF
- a CDS encoding sigma-54 dependent transcriptional regulator, which produces MKKKILVVDDEEIIRDSIGFILEKEGYAVRKAENGAVAFKLMNENLFDLVITDIEMPEMRGPDLLDKISERFPQTFVIIITAYASIETAVAAIRKGAYDYLLKPIEFDDLLFRIKKLFEYKDLVLENTLLRQEVNRKFDFSSIIGQSEAMKKIFSDIQKVAPTEGTVLITGKSGTGKELVARAIHGHSKRSGKRFHAINCGAIVETLFESELFGHKKGSFTGATNDKDGAFKAAEGGTLLLDEISEMPLHLQPKLLRALEQREITPVGSNDTIPINVRIVAATNRNLKEEIVKGKFREDLFYRLNVVEVHLPELSERSEDIPLLVNSFISKFRSEMGKAIKGISNQAMSALVNHQWKGQIRELQNIVERAMIFCDAEIIDVQHLPEELQASAQISVIDYSSQSLKDAVHMFERRYIEQKLKHHGGDKDKVAKDLGLSLSTLYRKFEELGIPLKDK